A region from the Lolium perenne isolate Kyuss_39 chromosome 4, Kyuss_2.0, whole genome shotgun sequence genome encodes:
- the LOC139830873 gene encoding B3 domain-containing protein Os03g0212300-like: protein MAGPGGRGRGRRGPGRPPGRGRGRRGGAARAPRSPSPASSSSSHEERCFEFLLRIDDDPLGIKRLPDKFAEFVDGHEPAHLQLREASCNFCRWSVEVLFDGQGKMYLHTGWDKFARDLHLEPGCQLTFLYEGDGEMIVKVFDDTACRVHYPHTGESGSDTDS, encoded by the coding sequence atggccggtcccggtggacggggaaggggccgccgcggtcctgggcgccccccgggccggggaaggggccgccgcggtggagcagcaagggccccacggtcaccgtcacctgcatcctcctcgtcttcgcatgaggaacgctgcttcgagttcctcctccgcatcgacgacgacccactcggcatcaagcggctaccggacaagttcgccgagttcgtcgacggccacgagccggcgcacttgcagctacgggaggctagctgcaacttctgccgctggtccgtggaggtACTGTTCgatgggcagggcaagatgtacttgcacacggggtgggacaagttcgcccgtgacctccacctcgagcccggctgtcagctcaccttcctgtacgagggggacggcgagatgatcgtcaaggtgttcgacgacaccgcctgccgtgtgcactacccccacaccggcgaatccggctccgacaccgatagttag